ATTCTCGGCTCTGGCCGGGAATCTCTGCAGGATGAGCAGCTGATTGAGCAGCACTTGAGTGGCTACAGCATGGCCATTGATGCGGATATCACAGTGGCCCTGAGGGGTCAAGATAAGTGAGGCAGGGCACTATCCTACTTAAAGCAGGAGAAATACGCAACACATCacttttaaaatgaatttcataTAGTTTTCTTAAGTGAAGCTCAAATTGAGTAATGCCGATCCTAGAACacaattttactttatttCTTAAAAGAAATTACTTATGCATGTGTTCTTTTTGTTGCTTTAGTTACTCATTAAACTAATagaaaagttttaatttttgacatgatttcgCTAATATGTGACATCTCTTAAAAAATAGCATTTAGAGATAAACACATTTAAAGTATCTTTGATAAGTGCGTTTTTTCTTAGGGAACATTCAACAATTTGTTGGTCGATTTGAGCAACGTATGTGTCTTAATCATTACAACAATACTTTCAGCACATCTTGGCTACTCTACGATGTATACAGAATCAGTCAGAAAGTTTCAACGCCTCTGATCATTGAAAAGAAGGGAGTATGGACTATTTCTGCAGGCTATCAGCTCTTTGATAGTTTTAAAAACACCTGGGTAATTCGGCGGAGCAACTTCCACAACGTCACTCTATTAGGCAGTACTGTGGTGGGTGGAAAAACGCCCTTGCCCAAACACCTCTCGACTTTCACTTACCACCATTTTCCCCAGCTGACAGAGAAACCCCCTGGCTTCGATGACATGGAGTATCTGGCGGACGATAAGCAGCTCCTACAATTGGATCCCATGCAGCGGAAGACCTATCAGTTGTTTCAACTCGTTGAGCGCATGTTCAATCTCAGGTGGGTCCATGAAACTAGCATCGAAGAAGAACTTAATTAACCAGCTCGAACACTCGGAAAAATTAGCCTCAAAATTAGTTATTAGCTTGGAAAAAATTAGTTTCTAAGGCTCAGTACTCACTTTACTTCAGTACTCACAAATTGACTGCAATCTTCAAAACAACATTTTCCCTATAACGTTTTCCGCTTGTCATTTGATTATAGAAATTTTCTTTTCTTACGCTTTCTGAGGCCTAAGGCGTATCATgctatacaaatataattataggACTAAAAAGTTTTTTGGAATATACCTTAATAAATAAAGCAGAAGAAGTGAAGAAGTGAAGTGAAGTTCTGTTTTGCTGGATAACGTTTTCCATTTTGATATACAAAATGTACAAAACACGAATGAAGTTTATACAGTTTTGAAATTTCCGAAATTGAACATAATaggattttaatattaaatttaaaaagactTCGAAGTCTTAATAGTCTTCATTTTCCCCGTGCAGCTTGGTCATCAGCTTCACGGATAAGTGGGGCGAGTTGCTGGAGAATGGCAGTTGGTCCGGAGTGATGGGTCAGGTGACGAGTCGCGCGGCGGACTTCGCCGTGTGCCCCATTCGCTTTGTGCTGGACAGACAGCCCCACGTCCAGTACTCGGCGGTCCTGCACACCCAGAGGTGAGTTAATCACAGAGAACTTGACTTGGGTCGAATCTCAGAACGGGCCTTCCTCCGCAGCCTCCACTTTCTCTTCCGCCACCCGCGCCGCAGCCACATCAGGAACATATTCTTCGAGCCGTTAAGCAATCAGGTGTGGTGGTGTGTCCTGATTTTGGTCACTGGAAGCACTCTTGTCTTATTGATTCATGTGAGGCAGGAGAGAATGCTATCTCCTATGGAGAACCGACTGTCCTTTGTTTGGTTTACCATGCTGGAGACATATCTGCAGCAGGGTCCTGCCAATGAGATCTTTCGATTATTTTCTACTCGACTCCTGATCAGTTTTAGTTGCATTTTCAGTTTTATGCTGATGCAATTTTACGGCGCCTTCATAGTGGGCTCTTTGCTCTCCGAAAGTTCGAGGAGTATTGTAAACCTAAAGGCCTTATATGATAGCAATCTGGCGATTGGGATGGAAAACATATCCTACAACTTTCCCATATTTACCAACACCAGCAATCAGCTGGTAAGGGATGTGTACGGGAAGAAAATTTGCAAGTCCGGAGAACACAATATTCTAACCCTACAGCAGGGAGCCGAAAGAATCATCCAGGGAAAATTTGCATTCCATTCAGCCATCGATAGGATGTACAGGCTGCTTTTGGACCTCAGAATGAATGAGGGAGAGTTCTGCGACCTGCAGGAGATAATGTTTAGCCCGCCCTACGACGCGGGATCCATAATGCCCAAGGGTTCTCCGTGGAGGGAGCACCTGGCCCATGCACTGCTCCACCTTCGAGTTAGTGGCCTAATGCAATATAACGACAGGAAATGGATGGTCCTTCGCCCGGATTGCAGCCTATTTAAGGCCTCGCAGGTCGAGGTGGACCTGGAACACTTTGCCCCGGCACTTTTTACCCTCGTAC
This region of Drosophila subpulchrella strain 33 F10 #4 breed RU33 unplaced genomic scaffold, RU_Dsub_v1.1 Primary Assembly Seq354, whole genome shotgun sequence genomic DNA includes:
- the LOC119560177 gene encoding ionotropic receptor 75a, which translates into the protein MIKLQVKVISWPLIILTAFLRVLQIESINTNFLELAAFEDFLRSEHLSQVLVVRGDDADGDWQIECHQKLLANYRVQFYRPGMSANFEDLMFYGSPRTAVLVLNFEDVLVRRRVLGVASEAGYFNNSLAWFILGSGRESLQDEQLIEQHLSGYSMAIDADITVALRGQDNTSWLLYDVYRISQKVSTPLIIEKKGVWTISAGYQLFDSFKNTWVIRRSNFHNVTLLGSTVLTEKPPGFDDMEYLADDKQLLQLDPMQRKTYQLFQLVERMFNLSLVISFTDKWGELLENGSWSGVMGQVTSRAADFAVCPIRFVLDRQPHVQYSAVLHTQSLHFLFRHPRRSHIRNIFFEPLSNQVWWCVLILVTGSTLVLLIHVRQERMLSPMENRLSFVWFTMLETYLQQGPANEIFRLFSTRLLISFSCIFSFMLMQFYGAFIVGSLLSESSRSIVNLKALYDSNLAIGMENISYNFPIFTNTSNQLVRDVYGKKICKSGEHNILTLQQGAERIIQGKFAFHSAIDRMYRLLLDLRMNEGEFCDLQEIMFSPPYDAGSIMPKGSPWREHLAHALLHLRVSGLMQYNDRKWMVLRPDCSLFKASQVEVDLEHFAPALFTLVLAMVASALVFLLELFLHWLPDFRRRLGAMSLST